One part of the Spiroplasma turonicum genome encodes these proteins:
- a CDS encoding ABC transporter ATP-binding protein: MLEIKNITKKFGKSIVLDNINFTVKDGEAVGILGSNGAGKTTLMEIIVGQIKPTSGKVLLNGKEDVYKNVGIQFQEGFWPKGMNSNLLIKYFKKRWTKGFDEKTNELIKTFELENILKKDLNQLSGGQKQRLNTLLAILNDPNYIFLDEMITGLDLKMQLRLADFFANLKKEKKTLLIISHIPEEVETLCDRVMIIDKGKIFLDMNIDDVKKKYKTVRELLIKYYKGELHAK, translated from the coding sequence TTGCTAGAAATTAAAAATATTACTAAAAAATTTGGTAAATCAATAGTTTTAGATAACATTAATTTTACAGTGAAAGATGGTGAAGCTGTTGGTATTTTAGGTTCTAATGGGGCAGGAAAAACTACTCTAATGGAAATAATTGTTGGTCAAATAAAACCTACATCAGGAAAAGTTTTATTAAATGGAAAAGAAGACGTTTATAAAAATGTTGGTATACAGTTTCAAGAAGGTTTTTGACCAAAAGGCATGAATTCAAACTTATTAATTAAATACTTTAAAAAAAGATGAACTAAAGGTTTTGATGAAAAAACAAATGAATTAATAAAAACATTTGAATTGGAAAATATCTTAAAAAAAGATTTAAATCAACTAAGTGGGGGTCAAAAACAAAGATTAAACACTCTACTTGCAATATTGAATGATCCTAATTATATATTTTTAGATGAAATGATAACTGGGCTTGATTTAAAAATGCAATTAAGATTAGCTGATTTTTTTGCAAACTTAAAAAAAGAAAAGAAAACTCTATTGATAATTTCTCATATTCCTGAAGAAGTAGAAACTCTTTGTGATAGAGTTATGATCATTGATAAGGGTAAAATATTTTTAGATATGAACATTGACGATGTAAAAAAGAAATATAAAACTGTTAGAGAACTATTAATTAAATATTACAAGGGTGAATTACATGCAAAATAA
- a CDS encoding dicarboxylate/amino acid:cation symporter: MLYTDILKDFLAISSWKSLLAILIFFSLQISLWFFLKKFKNKFLHLFSGLVLGLLFGLVIQIIAGFPESFTEKASNESEVWKKELYWIYELDSWAVLFKKIFILSITLLMIPLIFLSIYRAITKKSSKRLGRITGKGISFLMINVAIAFCIAAGIGILLKIGVTSDGKKVLDEIGGQGSNNSDSTDIKSIPNMIIDYLPKNFISDLGKDAVIPVLIMALIVGLAVKAISIKNEKKVESFVKLMDASWEIVLKIVNSFIKIIPLAIMSIVTNLMITQSLTALTAVGKVLGAGYLSLFICVIYLTCILAIVKINPSKWWKNGWRPAYQGLVTQSSSATLPFTMNALVDKMKVDESCVNTIIPLSTTMGMIGGAGAEGGLIVALLWTGSDSNIIHDQGIWLFLLLGLIMTMIISLGVPGTPGTSTLVITSLLGSLGVPSFKNAAFSIMLVLEDIYDIGRTAVNIIAAMVVSTIVGFSEGMIGEDSEILSKKAILYQSKINETRILKDEKSTNIKTLKLKILSKDLDENIKLSKKQYEMELKKIKSKYQQSIKDLKSKTKD; the protein is encoded by the coding sequence ATGTTATATACAGATATATTAAAAGATTTTTTAGCTATAAGTAGTTGAAAATCTTTACTTGCAATTCTAATATTTTTTAGTTTGCAAATAAGCTTGTGATTCTTTTTAAAAAAGTTTAAAAATAAGTTTTTACACCTATTTTCTGGATTAGTTTTAGGACTACTTTTTGGACTAGTTATTCAGATTATTGCAGGATTTCCAGAATCTTTTACAGAAAAGGCAAGTAATGAATCTGAGGTATGAAAAAAAGAACTTTATTGAATTTATGAATTAGATTCATGAGCTGTATTGTTTAAGAAAATATTTATTTTATCAATAACATTACTTATGATTCCATTAATATTTTTATCAATATATAGAGCAATTACAAAGAAAAGCTCAAAAAGATTAGGTAGAATAACTGGTAAGGGTATTTCTTTTTTAATGATTAATGTTGCGATTGCATTTTGTATAGCAGCAGGAATTGGTATACTATTGAAAATTGGAGTTACTAGTGATGGAAAAAAAGTTTTAGATGAAATTGGCGGTCAAGGATCAAATAATTCTGACTCAACTGATATTAAATCAATACCAAATATGATCATTGACTATTTACCTAAAAACTTCATTTCAGACTTAGGAAAAGATGCTGTAATACCTGTTTTAATTATGGCATTAATTGTTGGTTTAGCAGTTAAAGCAATTTCAATTAAAAATGAAAAAAAAGTTGAGTCTTTTGTAAAGTTGATGGATGCTAGCTGAGAAATAGTTTTAAAAATTGTAAATAGTTTTATCAAAATCATTCCACTTGCAATTATGTCTATAGTTACAAACTTAATGATTACTCAGTCATTAACTGCTTTAACAGCTGTTGGAAAAGTTTTAGGTGCTGGTTATCTTAGTTTATTTATTTGTGTTATTTATTTAACATGCATTTTAGCGATAGTAAAAATTAACCCATCAAAATGATGGAAAAATGGATGAAGACCAGCATATCAAGGTCTTGTTACTCAATCATCAAGTGCAACTTTACCTTTTACAATGAATGCTTTAGTAGATAAAATGAAAGTAGATGAATCATGTGTTAATACAATTATTCCACTATCAACTACAATGGGTATGATAGGGGGAGCTGGAGCAGAAGGGGGACTAATTGTTGCATTATTATGAACTGGTTCAGATTCTAATATAATACATGATCAAGGTATATGGTTATTTCTTTTATTAGGGCTTATAATGACAATGATTATTTCCTTAGGAGTACCAGGAACTCCTGGAACTTCAACATTAGTAATAACTTCTTTACTAGGTTCATTAGGAGTTCCTAGCTTTAAAAATGCTGCTTTTTCAATTATGTTAGTTCTTGAAGATATTTATGATATTGGAAGAACTGCTGTAAATATAATAGCAGCAATGGTTGTCAGCACAATTGTTGGTTTCAGTGAAGGTATGATTGGTGAAGATTCTGAAATTCTTAGTAAAAAAGCAATACTTTATCAATCGAAAATAAATGAAACTAGAATTTTAAAGGACGAAAAGTCTACTAATATAAAAACTCTTAAATTAAAGATTTTATCTAAAGATCTTGATGAAAATATTAAATTAAGCAAAAAACAATATGAAATGGAGTTAAAAAAAATAAAATCAAAATATCAACAAAGTATTAAAGATTTAAAATCTAAAACTAAAGATTAA
- a CDS encoding endo-beta-N-acetylglucosaminidase produces the protein MKKLIMVLNTIFLTMPVGLTVISCKTGEYAVDTSTIEDYDWSKLEPNFPGYDSLEKYNLPSEINQSIELNVEKKEEYIDYSNFNTGYKAKIDIPKQAPTGVPLNSHFMPNGNLKKEVMNVHDSTRNDYINSILDWDLNTNKDAKYNISRIPLQKNSKVAKKWVNSQNINIKELNISNIIDELTATHNTIVGKNDTFSRGINNYQYNDIIVAWAGNVNQGIIIPPPTDVVQKTHLNGSKILGNIFLDGYHGLNKEMLKDFLKKDSEGNFLIVDVLIKLCVELGFDGWFWNNEPNGGKGNGKILDYKVVVEIMKQWNQKVKSSVDEKINNLILFGYKDHGSLDIDPKTKKPKVEEAVEIYHNTDYYLSDFGRTLKQSVDYLNYDKEKLKDVFNMYNTGVWGEGHKKFWNKDNIGSYDSRLLAYLLDSENSKEIPGYKNTYELKFKNEGEDAISNSIAMFSSHNPYEIAVIDSAKLTGITEIERDIYKLVYANFYDEMMYTGRNKSLSNDDKGVYTEDIEFKPDEKGYSYGYGDLILENTTLNDWNDVFFTNFSTGNGAKFASLNDEKGIDIENNYPWTNINIADVQPTYKWKINKSDNQKQLSLKDKISGFYDYYNPYLKGNSISLGSGFNNKGEIEDFILDSNTSYDWWIMGSNYIKNKSKDVEMIVKLTGNDMNIDDLKIIYDTDKNDEQAIEAEDIKIIKDQNGWFKITGKIDSNKTISKIGLKFKGGKGTLKLGQMTIKNSNTNLVNFETNYNNLKISSELQIERGNGTSNYRINFENFLKDSDIYSYYEIYAELNNKIIRITEGNKNDYYIKNLNWKANNFFIKVINNLTKKLEWIKVKLI, from the coding sequence ATGAAGAAATTAATTATGGTATTAAATACTATTTTTTTAACTATGCCAGTTGGTTTAACTGTAATTTCTTGTAAAACAGGTGAATACGCAGTAGATACTAGTACTATCGAAGATTATGATTGATCTAAATTAGAACCTAATTTTCCAGGATATGATTCATTAGAAAAATATAACTTACCTAGTGAAATAAATCAATCAATTGAGTTAAATGTAGAAAAAAAAGAAGAATATATTGATTATTCAAACTTCAATACAGGTTATAAAGCAAAAATTGACATACCAAAACAAGCACCAACAGGTGTTCCATTAAATTCACATTTCATGCCAAATGGTAATTTAAAAAAAGAAGTTATGAATGTTCATGATTCTACTAGAAATGATTATATAAATAGTATTTTAGATTGAGATTTAAATACTAATAAAGATGCGAAATACAATATTTCTAGAATTCCATTACAAAAGAACTCTAAGGTTGCTAAAAAATGAGTTAATTCTCAAAACATTAATATTAAAGAATTAAATATCTCTAATATAATAGATGAACTTACAGCAACTCATAATACAATAGTTGGAAAAAATGATACTTTTAGCAGGGGAATTAACAATTATCAATATAATGATATAATAGTTGCTTGAGCCGGGAATGTAAATCAAGGTATTATAATACCACCACCAACTGATGTTGTTCAAAAAACACATTTAAATGGTTCTAAAATTTTAGGAAATATATTTCTTGATGGTTATCATGGTCTTAATAAAGAAATGCTTAAAGATTTTTTAAAAAAAGATAGTGAAGGTAATTTTCTAATAGTTGATGTTTTAATTAAACTTTGTGTAGAACTTGGTTTTGATGGTTGATTTTGAAACAACGAACCAAATGGTGGAAAAGGTAATGGTAAAATATTAGACTATAAAGTTGTTGTCGAAATAATGAAACAATGAAACCAAAAAGTTAAAAGTTCAGTTGATGAAAAAATAAATAATCTTATTTTGTTTGGGTACAAAGACCATGGTAGCTTAGATATTGACCCAAAAACTAAAAAACCAAAAGTAGAAGAAGCTGTTGAAATATATCATAATACAGACTATTATTTGAGTGATTTTGGTAGAACTTTAAAACAGTCAGTAGATTATTTAAATTATGATAAAGAAAAACTTAAAGATGTTTTCAATATGTATAACACTGGAGTTTGAGGTGAAGGTCATAAAAAGTTTTGAAATAAAGATAATATCGGTTCTTATGATTCAAGACTTTTAGCATACTTATTAGATTCAGAAAATTCAAAAGAAATTCCTGGTTATAAAAACACTTATGAACTAAAATTTAAAAATGAAGGTGAAGATGCGATTAGTAATTCTATTGCAATGTTTTCGTCACATAATCCATATGAAATAGCAGTAATTGATTCTGCAAAATTAACTGGTATAACTGAAATCGAAAGAGATATCTATAAACTTGTTTATGCAAATTTTTATGATGAAATGATGTACACAGGTAGAAATAAATCTTTGTCTAATGATGATAAGGGAGTATATACTGAAGATATTGAATTTAAACCAGATGAAAAAGGTTATAGTTATGGATATGGTGATTTAATTCTTGAAAATACTACTTTAAATGATTGAAATGACGTATTTTTTACAAATTTCTCAACAGGAAATGGTGCAAAATTTGCTTCTTTGAATGATGAAAAAGGTATTGATATTGAGAATAACTATCCTTGAACTAACATAAACATTGCTGACGTACAACCAACTTACAAATGAAAGATTAATAAATCAGATAATCAAAAACAACTTAGTTTAAAAGATAAAATTAGTGGTTTTTATGACTACTACAACCCTTATTTAAAAGGTAATTCTATAAGTCTTGGTAGTGGTTTTAACAATAAAGGTGAAATTGAAGATTTTATTTTAGATAGTAACACTTCATATGATTGATGAATAATGGGATCGAATTACATTAAAAATAAATCAAAAGATGTTGAAATGATCGTTAAATTAACAGGTAATGATATGAATATTGATGATTTAAAAATAATATATGATACAGACAAAAATGATGAGCAGGCAATCGAAGCTGAAGATATTAAAATAATAAAAGATCAAAATGGTTGATTTAAAATTACTGGTAAAATTGATTCTAATAAAACTATTTCAAAAATCGGTTTAAAGTTTAAGGGTGGAAAAGGTACTTTAAAATTAGGCCAAATGACTATTAAAAATTCAAATACTAATCTAGTTAATTTCGAAACTAATTATAATAACTTAAAAATTAGCTCTGAATTACAAATTGAAAGGGGAAATGGTACTAGTAATTATAGAATTAACTTTGAGAACTTCTTAAAGGATTCTGATATATATTCATATTATGAAATTTATGCTGAATTAAATAATAAAATTATAAGAATTACAGAAGGTAATAAAAATGATTATTATATAAAGAATTTAAACTGGAAAGCAAATAATTTTTTTATAAAAGTAATAAATAATTTAACTAAAAAATTAGAATGAATTAAAGTAAAATTAATTTAA
- a CDS encoding PTS transporter subunit EIIB, with protein MRLFSKKKDIDENIIIIADLLGNSENIENISHCSTRMRIKVKDATKIRLDELKNNDLISGVIINDNLIQFVVRKNIEDFNKDFLTSIGLSVKRIPNLFDVKLSSKKGFFKTLTDGIGILVMPIIPYLITLSIVSTFENIVNGIEVNGSKISDTGEFAETLGNILKTLQKSLALAFSILIPWSIFKLMKGSEAIGISIGVVLCAKDLATTNDFMGSGKPLFDWGSSGNVEGTAFDWSFSNLTSGYPWKISYEGQILPLVMIGFMAVYLERLVRKIKFGVIKELLGIPSVLIIAFFVGQLLLAPIGMLITFGMNKAVLWATTHSIAKFIFNPMFALLLPWLVVTGFIQIFVVVALQQFMTYNATSINPMFTQLNVSVATSVLAFAIMNRKNKELQKTAVPSYLIAFVGGSTEPALFGVALRFLFPVIAVSIGTMAGVIITTASGVLTTMGPCSLLVFLTVIPQAADVHNGFDMTTWAGTGFLWMAIALAVTISTTFLVTILLSRINYFKKMTKNILDRDFSPIPGAEIETKKNKLAKTVK; from the coding sequence ATGAGACTTTTTAGCAAAAAAAAGGATATTGATGAAAATATCATTATAATTGCTGATTTACTAGGTAATAGTGAAAATATTGAAAATATAAGTCATTGTTCAACTAGAATGCGAATAAAAGTGAAAGACGCCACTAAAATAAGGTTAGATGAATTAAAGAATAATGATCTTATTAGTGGTGTAATAATTAATGATAATTTAATTCAATTTGTTGTTAGAAAAAATATTGAAGATTTTAACAAGGACTTTCTTACTTCAATTGGGTTGTCAGTTAAAAGAATTCCTAATTTATTTGATGTTAAATTATCTTCAAAAAAAGGTTTTTTTAAAACATTAACTGATGGTATAGGAATATTAGTTATGCCAATAATACCTTATCTAATAACTTTATCAATTGTTTCAACATTTGAAAATATAGTTAATGGTATAGAGGTAAATGGAAGTAAAATAAGTGATACAGGAGAATTTGCAGAAACATTAGGTAATATTTTAAAAACATTGCAAAAATCATTAGCTCTTGCTTTCAGTATTTTAATACCATGATCTATATTTAAATTAATGAAGGGCAGTGAGGCAATTGGTATTTCAATAGGTGTTGTTCTTTGTGCAAAAGATTTGGCAACAACTAATGATTTTATGGGTTCAGGTAAGCCCTTATTTGATTGAGGATCTAGTGGAAATGTTGAAGGTACTGCTTTTGATTGATCTTTTTCAAATTTAACAAGCGGTTATCCTTGGAAAATATCATATGAAGGTCAAATTTTGCCACTAGTTATGATTGGTTTTATGGCAGTTTATCTAGAAAGATTAGTTAGAAAAATAAAATTTGGAGTTATAAAAGAATTATTGGGTATTCCATCAGTTTTAATTATTGCATTCTTTGTAGGACAATTATTATTAGCACCAATAGGAATGCTTATAACATTTGGTATGAATAAAGCTGTTTTATGAGCAACAACTCATTCAATAGCAAAATTTATATTTAATCCAATGTTTGCTTTATTACTACCATGGTTAGTTGTAACGGGATTTATCCAAATATTTGTTGTTGTAGCATTACAACAATTTATGACTTATAATGCTACATCAATTAATCCAATGTTTACACAGCTTAATGTATCAGTTGCAACAAGTGTACTTGCATTTGCTATAATGAATAGAAAAAATAAGGAACTACAAAAAACAGCAGTACCATCATATTTAATAGCATTTGTAGGAGGTTCAACTGAACCAGCATTGTTTGGTGTAGCTTTAAGATTCTTATTTCCGGTAATAGCAGTCAGTATAGGAACAATGGCTGGTGTTATTATCACAACTGCTTCAGGAGTGTTAACTACAATGGGCCCATGTTCATTATTAGTTTTCTTGACAGTTATTCCACAGGCGGCAGATGTACATAATGGTTTTGATATGACAACTTGAGCAGGAACTGGTTTTTTATGAATGGCAATTGCTCTTGCAGTAACAATAAGCACTACTTTTTTAGTAACAATATTACTTTCAAGAATTAATTACTTTAAAAAAATGACAAAAAATATTTTAGATAGAGATTTTTCACCAATACCTGGTGCAGAAATTGAAACTAAAAAAAATAAATTAGCAAAAACTGTTAAATAG